CATTTTGAATTCCGGTATCTTCCCCTTTCACAAAATGATCAAAAAACCTGAGCAACTCCCCATGATGATCAAATCCAGACTTCCCTTCCGAATAAGGGCTGCAATTGTAAAAACCTCCATGCATCCACGGCCCAATGACCATCCTGCTCCCAGAGGTACGGACATTGATAAAACGTTTAATGGCGGAATGCGCATAAGCCCCATCGCACCAGCCACTATAACTATAAACAGGAATCCCTGAAGATCGAAAGCTTTGAATATGTCCATGAGGGGAAAAAGTTTCTATTGGCAGTCCAGGGTCCGTCGGCCAAGGATCATCCCGAAAGGTAATTTTCTTGGCTAGCTCATGGGGATTGTAATTATAAATATGAGAGGGAACCGCCTTCCTTAGGATTTCTCCGTTTCCATCCTCATCCACGGGACGTACCCCTTTCGCAAAGAGTTTAAACCGCCACCCTTTGTTGACCTCACCCATTTCATTACGGTCCAAGGCGTCGTTAAATTTTGCCCAGGTTTTGGTAAACCATTCCAGGTGAACTCCCCCGGGAAAGGCAATATCCAAACCGGAATCAAAAAGGGAAAATTGGGGGACCACTGCCTTGAGGGCGGGGTGTTGATTAATCATAAGCATTTCGGCCGCTGTCCCCGCATACGATCTTCCTGTTGCGCCTACTTTTCCATCGGACCAGGGTTGACGAATGATCCAACTAATTATTTCATCCCCATCCTTCACTTCATCGGGAGACCACGGTCCTTTTCGGGTCCCAAAGGAAGCTCCCGTTCCCCGAACATCCAGATCCAACCAAGCGTAACCATTGGCAAGAAAACGTCGTGTTAAGGAATGAATTTGGCGTTTGTGATATGGCCAGCGAACTTCCCAAGAACGGAAGTAGCGTGTTTGCCGAAAAATGGTTGGAAACTTTTGATCATCTTTGCGTTGTTTTGGAAGGTATAAATCCACAGCAATTTTAACCCCATCCCTCATGGTAAAGTAAAAAGAGGAAACCTCAATTTCCTTTTCCGAAAGCACCCTATCACTTTTTTTATAGGAGCTCCAAGAAAAATCCTCAGACCGAATTTTTTCTTGACCCGGAAGGTGAGAACAGGAAAATACGGCAACAAAAAGGCAAAAAAGAAAAGAAGGAATCAAAAATTTATTAATCATAGAAAACCCTGAGAAATTCGTTCCCTCCCCTAAATTCTTTCAACCCTTTTTATCCGTTATGCCTTTAATCGGAGGACTCTTTTATACTCCCCCGAACCTCAAGAGCCAACTTCACTGTGGTAATATAACACCTAATGGAACATTTTTTTTCAGAAATCTTTGGGAAAAAACTTATCAACCGTACCGGATAAATCTTTAAAAAGAAAGCCATCTCCTTTTTGAGGAAAAGCCCTCAGAATGGCTCCCCGAACCGGATCATATTTCCACTGATCGATTCGGATCGGTTTTTCCCCCGGGGTAGGAGTTTTACATAGAATTTTTTCTTCCTTTTTCATTTTTTCTTTCAGGTCATCAATAATTTTCCATAAGTGTTCCCAAAAACTATTCGCTGTAGTGGGCAATGACCCGGGTTACCTTGAAATAGGAATTGAGCTCCATTACCTCAACCGCCAACATTTTATTGACACTTCGATAAACCAG
This DNA window, taken from Nitrospiria bacterium, encodes the following:
- a CDS encoding CocE/NonD family hydrolase; this encodes MINKFLIPSFLFCLFVAVFSCSHLPGQEKIRSEDFSWSSYKKSDRVLSEKEIEVSSFYFTMRDGVKIAVDLYLPKQRKDDQKFPTIFRQTRYFRSWEVRWPYHKRQIHSLTRRFLANGYAWLDLDVRGTGASFGTRKGPWSPDEVKDGDEIISWIIRQPWSDGKVGATGRSYAGTAAEMLMINQHPALKAVVPQFSLFDSGLDIAFPGGVHLEWFTKTWAKFNDALDRNEMGEVNKGWRFKLFAKGVRPVDEDGNGEILRKAVPSHIYNYNPHELAKKITFRDDPWPTDPGLPIETFSPHGHIQSFRSSGIPVYSYSGWCDGAYAHSAIKRFINVRTSGSRMVIGPWMHGGFYNCSPYSEGKSGFDHHGELLRFFDHFVKGEDTGIQNEKPVHYYTMGEERWKTADSWPPKGVTTHILFLSINQSLSGTAPHGVGHWDEYRVDYSAGTGDHSRWNTLITNGPVSYPDRDGRDQKLLVYNSPQLEKDLEVTGHPIVTLFIRSTASDGNFFVYLEDVDETGRVRYVTEGMLRALHRKVSDEEPQPYLDLVPYHSAKRKDALPFLDGEIAELRFGLLPTSYLFKKGHSIRIAIAGADKDHFIVPSVPPPTWRVYRDQPYSSRIELPVMPRGKRADIFDH